The nucleotide window attattctttcctatttttcaaatgctttgtcattcgagcacggcaaaacaactttccagatctccggaaaattgtcatcttttgcaagaataacgaacaagaaaattgcccgccattttgaaaaacatagatgtgtgacgtgacgtcacactggtagtgatgagtcgaccaatgtttaccctagagacgccccctccctcctggttcgTACCTAATTTACCTGTCGTGTAAAGAAGCCTTCTTGTGACCTTTTAACGTAACGCCACACCAATCATTTGAGGGCCCCGAAGTAATCCTCGTgctgttgaaaaatattttattttgttcttgatagaaaaaaaattaaatcaaataagAAATAACAACATGGCCAACGACGCATTTGTGAAAACCAACTGTCGTAGTTTTCTTGATCGAGCACAATTCATTTACTATTATTCGTTTATTTCTAGTTCCTCGTGTGTGCAACATGTGCGGCCAGAAGGTGGCACAGTACGAATgcaagagttgtttacaaacgGGAATGTTTAAAGATGGAAACAACGGTATAACGAGCCTCTGTTCCAAATGCAACTACCAAATTCATTTGAGTCCGAGACGAAGAGACCATAAATACAGACCTATTCTGGTCCTTCGGCAACTGATGAAACagaaagaggaaaaacagaCTTCAGCGGAAAAACAGAAAATGGATCTGTTTGCTGTAGTGTGTATAGAGACCAGCCATTACGTTGCGTTTGTCAAGTGCGGTACCAGACCTGATTCGCCGTGGTGTTTCTTTGATAGCATGGCGGACAGAATGGGTAATGGTTTAATTAACTCCGGCACTGCTGAGTACCCCATATGCGATTAAAACTGTCTGGAGTTCGAAATTACCGAGCGTGCTCTTCAATCTTAGAGCGCACACCATCGGAAGTGACCAATCGGAGGGTCACTTCCGACAAATGAAAGGAAGTGACCGGCCGATCGGTCAGTCCGTAAAGGGAACGCTTCGGTTCTCCCGAACTGTTCATCCTTGAAGAGGAGTGTCAGTTTGGTGAGAAACAGTTCTCTATAAATATTCTGAAATTCTGAAGTGGAGAACGTATCCTTGACATGTTTTCAGAAATGAATGAAGGACAAAACTGTGCATATACTTACTTGACGACAACTGCGAAAAACTTTCAAACACACCGAAAAGTAATGCTTCATTTCACCTGTCGTTTTTTATTGGTTAACTTTTGGGGGGAAAAACTCTTATTCAGgagcggatccaggattttgtGGAAAGGGGGATAGTTTTGTGGCAACAATTTGGGGAAGGTGAAATTCTTTACTAAAACCGtatatgaaaaaataaaactcagAAAATCAACAAAAGACAAGGAAAAGGGGGCGGACTTTTCATCGAAGTCACCTCCTCTGGATCCACCCTTGCTTTCGCCCTCTTTTTACTCATGAACGGTTTGAAGCAGCTACACCATCTCCTCCTATCCTCAATAAGGAGCTGTTtatacagtgccgtagcaagcgTAATATAAGTGgaggggcacgcaagtgctggaggcgtaaGCCACTacgggggtctgggggcatgctcccccagaaaaatttgaaatctagagactttgaaatgctatttccagcgttctccaagagcaatttgtaatttacgcatatggcgaattatttacttcgtacactgtgtTAGCCAACCAATGCgtattgagagtataacacttgcaacgtcaattacaaaatagaaaaccaactatctttGTATcctgaaaccagcaaatgtttcacctttcagagtcatcacagtaagttcgtacttattaaactgtctgagttgccttagaggcaaacgtagacttcatcggcaggtcgttttttgaaaacttcccaaacagttgcttgataatattttattttcaacactttatacaggtctgtttttactttttaggaaaacaactgggggggcacggcccccccccggcccctccccttgctacggcactgattaTAGCGTCTTCAAAACCTTCCAAATTTTATTTGGCCCTTCAACAGGAGATGGACCTCTCTAGGCTTTCTCACCCAACTCATCTTTCGTATCTCATGCGATGTTTTTCTGTTTAGGGAAAAGCTATCACATCCCAGCAGTGACGCCGTGTCCTGAAGCTATGGAATGGCTTTCAAAAGATCCTAAGGAAATTTTGGCAGCCAAAGAAAGAGGAGAGGTTCCAGAAAAAGTACGCCGTCTTTTGGGGGACGGGTATCTCTGCATGTACCAGAACCTGGATGATGGTAATAAATTAGTAGTACGTAATACGATTGTAGAAGTTATGTATcgaacacaaggaagagtgtttcatcacatatccaaacacggagaagtgggttgaaaaaacgaggtgCCGCCGAGTTCGAAGtctttggatatctgatgaaacactctttcgagtgtttgatataacttctcaaagcattaataattcttggagaaattcaaagcaaaagttcaccgaattttatgataattgtGATCACGTATCCAACCCTCCTTCATGGtaatgatttcctttgttttctcttcatgaattattaatgaatttaagAACGGATTTTGAAAATAGTAGTATTGATGATATTAATGTTATAATGCGAAGAGTAATTTGCTTCATGTACATCATTTGAATAATAATGACATTGACGATAGTTATGGTGAAGATGATAACAGCAATAGCAAAAGTAATCAGGCGCAGATACAGACCGGTTTCCACTGGTTTACGTAAAACGGTCAGACttttaaaaaatgaatgacttttcaaaatagaagtaaattttccaaaccTTGATCTTGAAACCTGGCCAATATCCTGTCCTAAGAACTCGAAAGCCCAGGGAATCGGACTTTAGAGGATCCAAAACCTTTTGCCGGGGTAGCATGTCCCTGGACCCCCATCATCAGAAGGGCCGCACTTTCGCCGCTTCTGTCATCGAAAAACGGTCACCATTTCCCCTTGATCCGCGCCAGGTAATGATTCAAGATACGTCAACAGGTCTAACTGGTAACGGGGAACTGGTAATTGGTTACTGGCAAATGGCAACTAATCTCTGTCAAGCCAAGTAATCCGTGACAAATACTTAACATGTACTTATATGTTATAATTACAATTAAAGCCCTTCTGCTAGATATGAATTTTGAGATAGACTTGGGAAAATgtcttaatttcttttttggtcTTCAAAAGTTTATAAGATGAACTCAATCTCTTTTGATTGTGTTCAGTTTTGTGTCTGTCGCTAAAGAGGATACTATTTGACAATAATTATAGCCCACGAGGCAAAGCCAagtcacccaactagtcggacagaaaaggcaataataaactcattaaatgcaagttgaagaaataattatctgggaataaaacgaaaaaaagcgGCACAAATTTTGCCACTCGATCGCTATTACTAATATTCCTCCAGTAGTATTTGCATTAGttcactagttgggtgatattaATTTCCATGATCTGATCATTATCATTTTCCATGTAAATGTTACCATTAATTTCATGCAAATTATCATATCAAGGGCAGAGATTCTATTACATTGAGTGTTTTAATTGGGAACATGTAGGAGATTTGCTTACTGGGCTAATGATGTTAGTCACTAACtcatttcaaacaaacaaatatttaaCCTCAATGAAGTCTTGGGTATAATTACCTTGTAAATTGGTCAGTTGTTTTAAAATAGCCAAAGTTACCCTTTGCTAGTTTATATAGCCTTTATAGTAAGGTTCCAGTACCTGGCTAAGTAGCCTGACTTCTGGCTGTTATACGCAATTGTGGTCTCATTCACAAAGAAGCCTCCTTTCAAGCTAATCCTGCCAAGCCGACCACATGCTGGAAagatcagaccacaacaccgggaactccgtgccttaCTCTTTGCGAAGAGTGTgcgggttctttaacgtcccacaaaGTTAatgaacaagggttgtgagacgggacctccggcttatagtccttatccgagaagacttgaaagcctagccatttgctgatgtaattacaaaggcagcactttctactcagtcattttaagaccctgagtgttggtccggccggagtcgaactcacgacctcccgcgtcacagcccgaagCTCAGCCAACTGAGCCAAAGGTGCGCGGTTATCCATTACCATTTACCAGATACCAGTTACCAGCTACCAGATACAAGCTATTAGTTACCAGCATTTTAGACCTGCTGAGTTTTCCTCTTTTCTAGGCCCTTTTGCAGTCAATTATAATGCTTTTATCCTTGTACATTAGTATATCTGGACAGCATTGCCAGTTTAGCTGGTCCTGTTTGCGTGAGGCTCCTGTAGCGCATTGGTGGAGCATGCAAAACTGGTTATCAGAAGGGAAACGCCATGTTTTGATGAGTTTGTTTGAGTCGTGATTACAACATATCACATCTTTTCATCATTTCTGTACAGCAGCACTTTTATTCAGTCAAATAAACAGCCACGTGCATAGAGGATGATTGGGTTTTCCCTTAGTCGTTGAGTTCTTCTGTAAAGTTTTCATGCCTTCTCTCTTTTACAGATaaacagtttgaagagaatGCATCTTCAAGGCAATCAACTTCACCTGACTCGACTTCACTTCAAGAAGCTTTGGGGGACATACAGcaactgaaaaatgaaaacaatagaTTAAAGCTTGAAAAATGCCATTGggagaaagtgaagaatgatgtgcaaaaagaaaacagagaacTTGTTTGTCAAAGTAATAGTTTACAAACAGATTTGAGAGCAAATGAATCCCAAGTACACAAACTGGAAACATCTCTCACTACAGCTCAACAAGCTTTGAAGTGTATGCAGCAACTGAAAATTTTACACAAAAGATTGAAGCTTGAAAAATGCCAgttggagaaagagaagaaTGCTGTGCGAGAAGAAAAGGATGAACTTGTGGttcaaaacaatagtttgcaAACAGATTTGAGAGCAAAGGAAGCTCAGGTGCACAGACTAGAAACATCTCTTGCCACAGCGCAACGAGCATTGGAGGATATGCAGCAACTGAAAATTGAACACAACAGATCGAAGCTTGAAAAATGCCAgttggagaaagagaagaaTGCTGTGCGAGAAGAAAAGGATGAACTTGTGGttcaaaacaatagtttgcaAACAGATTTGAGAGCAAAGGAAACTCAGGTGCACGAACTGGAAACATCTCTCACTACAGCTCAACAAGCTTTGGAGGATACGCAGCAACTGAAAATTTTACACAAAATATTGAAGCTTGAAAAATGCCAgttggagaaagagaagaaTGCTGTACGAGAAGAAAAGGATGAACTTGTGGttcaaaacaatagtttgcaAACAGATTTGAGAGCAAAGGAAGCTCAGGTGCACAGACTAGAAACATCTCTTGCCACAGCGCAACGAGCATTGGAGGATATGCAGCAACTGAAAATTGAACACAACAGATCGAAGCTTGAAAAATGCCAgttggagaaagagaagaaTGATGTGCAAGAAGAAAAGGGTGAACTTGTGGttcaaaacaatagtttgcaAACAGATTTGAGAGCAAAGGAAGCTCAGGTGCACAGACTAGAAACATCTCTTGCCACAGCGCAACGAGCATTGGAGGATATGCAGCAACTGAAAATTGAACACAACAGATCGAAGCTTGAAAAATGCCAgttggagaaagagaagaaTGATGTGCAAGAAGAAAAGGGTGAACTTGTGGttcaaaacaatagtttgcaAACAGATTTGAGAGCAAAGGAAGCTCAGGTGCACAGACTAGAAACATCTCTTGCCACAGCGCAACGAGCATTGGAGGATATGCAGCAACTGAAAATTGAACACAACAGATCGAAGCTTGAAAAATGCCAgttggagaaagagaagaaTGCTGTGCGAGAAGAAAAGGACCAACTTGTGGTTCAAAACAATAGCTTGCAAACAGATTTGAGAGCAAAGGAAGCTCAGGTGCACAGACTAGAAACATCTCTTGCCACAGCGCAACGAGCATTGGAGGATATGCAGCAACTGAAAATTGAACACAACAGATCGAAGCTTGAAAAATGCCAgttggagaaagagaagaaTGCTGTGCGAGAAGAAAAGGACCAACTTGTGGTTCAAAACAATAGCTTGCAAACAGATTTGAGAGCAAAGGAAGCTCAGGTGCACAGACTAGAAACATCTCTTGCCACAGCGCAACGAGCATTGGAGGATATGCAGCAACTGAAAATTGAACACAACAGATCGAAGCTTGAAAAATGCCAgttggagaaagagaagaaTGCTGTGCGAGAAGAAAAGGACCAACTTGTGGTTCAAAACAATAGCTTGCAAACAGATTTGAGAGCAAAGGAAGCTCAGGTGCACAGACTAGAAACATCTCTCACTACAGCTCAACAATCTGTGGAGGATATGCAGAAATTGAAATATGAACACAACAGATTGAAGCTTGAAAAATGGCAgttggagaaagagaagaatgctgtgcaagaagaaaaagatgaaCTTGTGGttcaaaacaatagtttgcaAACAAATTTGAGAGCAAAGGAAGCTCAGGTGCATAGACTAGAAACATCTCTTGCCACATCTCAACGAGCACTGGAGCAGTGTCAGGAATCTTTTGACTGGGTAGTTTCTCGTGATGAGGTTCAAATTACTGACAGATGCTTAGGAGTGGGAGGGTGGGGAAAAGTTTCACTTGGAACTTTTAGAGGCAGCAAAGTTGCTGTGAAGGAAATTCATGAGCTGATTATCTCACCTTACAACAGACGTCTGTTTGAAAGAGAAATAAACATTGCTTCGAAATGCCGCCATCCTTGTTTGCTTCAGTTCATAGGAGCAACAAATGATGATGGAATTCCTCTTTTCATCACTGAGCTCCTGGATACAAGCTTGCGAGCTTTGCTTGAGCAGCGTCAACTGGCTGACACCGAAATGTCCATCATTTCTTTGGATGTATCTCTTGCATTGAACTACCTTCACAACATGAAGCCGTCTCCCATTCTACATAGAGATGTCAGTAGCGCAAATGTGTTGCTTTGGCGACAGGGTGACCAATGGAGAGGGAAATTGTCAGATTACGGCACTGCTGACTTTGTGCAACTGATTATGACAAGAGTCCCCGGTGCTGCAATTTACAGTGCACCGGAAGCAGTTTCATCTAACCAAACGCCCAAGGTTAGTTTATCAACCATGGATTAGGTTGATCTTTACTTACTGTATGACTGCAATTTCTGGTCAACATAAGAATGATATAAATTTTATGTCATCAGCAGAAGTTAAAACAGTAGGATTTTCTTTGGTAAAcataacaatttttaaaatcttcaCATATTCCGAGAAACTCTCGGTAGTAATTGGGATGAAGATGGCagctaaatttttcaaaatgcctaCTTTTCAAGCttttgtaaacttaaatggCAATCTGAAGTTGCCACGCAGTTGGTGCCTGTGAAATTTTTTATGTAACATTAGAACACGTGCTTTGATCTTGAAGATTTGACATTTGGTGGGTGTCAAGGTCAGACTTTCATTTTGCCATGATGTGACCTGTGGAATGGGCTCGATCCTCTCTTTGCTAAAGCTGGCGAAtcattgctggttttcacatgacgtcactaaacttcaaacttcagaactattgatcctcctgaaatgttactttcatgatgaataagagctgctaaaaactaatattcatgcaaattttcactccgattgggttcttggtttagtgataaactacgcttgaatttctaagcttttgcgtgacgtggcatttacatgacgggcgagagagctgtgatgttggtttaaaaggtgacttatttcggggaattcagctatctgaaaagttcttgtattagaataaagtattattgttacgttgttcagttcttcgacggataaattcacgcttttgtagcaaaactcagtgacagatgtttctgctggtttccggccgccatgttggtgcccatctaggtgggcaccaacatggcgtctccatacaaatctctataaatttggaaaaaacgtttctccgcatatcttccataagaaaaattgctgtgacctgaatcttggcgagagtctttgcatatctactttctttctatttccagattctggacttaatctattgaacgattttgattttttattttgatctattttgaatgacgtgacactgaaaaccaccaatacTGAGTGCGTGCCGTCAGCTTGCTTGTATCGTGTTTTGGGAATTGTTGAACTGTATTCAAGATTACAGCTGTTTCTTTTGAGAAAAGAGTTTAATGCTGCCAAGTGATTTTAGTttattttactgggcaggatttgttgcccagagggaaagggcacaataGGACACTAAAGTCCCTTACAAGGTgtcccacctcacccaccccccagtcacatacgaaagacagcctaCTCTTATaggaatagtgcgtgggttctttaacgtcccacagaattatcaacattcaaggaattgtgagacgggacctccggtttatcgtccttatccgagaagactagaaagtctaaccatttgtagatgaaattacaaaggcagcacttttctcctcagttattaaAAAACACTgagtcggagtctcgaactcacgtcctcccgcgtctcagcccggtgcacaaccaaatgagccaccggtgcgcggtagtGAAGTGAAGTTCATTCTTTCTCACTGGCACTTTAACAGTATAACCTGTTTTCCTACATTATCATTGTTCCTTCTTTACTTCTTTTTAGGTTGATGTGT belongs to Acropora muricata isolate sample 2 chromosome 9, ASM3666990v1, whole genome shotgun sequence and includes:
- the LOC136928037 gene encoding myosin heavy chain, striated muscle-like isoform X2; this translates as MLEEDFDKDAERAMKKATSQKQDKELGDLKVLGRRHDKEMLTRSLSYIVQREASGVEDQKNIEVPHGFELGTMVEVPVPRGRPTFGVIRWIGNIPQIKDKLIVGLELEQETSACFDGTFNGTRYFTCQSGRGFFCMLEDCRKDSRFTPNSPSSDTVPSGKAFGSSFSPIIEGITKPPRSLEAEFCGNMRGLQGHHNSCYLDATLYSMFAFSWVFDTLLHRKRRQTDLPEYDEVQSVLREAIVNPLRLVGFVQADRVLHLRELLDKLSSTAGLINEEKDPEEFLNSLVKQVLKADPFLHLKSRNLSMKDSEGEYFYQIITEKDDSVKIAQVQNILEDSFFSADIILSEVPSCLILQMPRFGSRYKMYDMILPNLELDVSYIVESVPRVCNMCGQKVAQYECKSCLQTGMFKDGNNGITSLCSKCNYQIHLSPRRRDHKYRPILVLRQLMKQKEEKQTSAEKQKMDLFAVVCIETSHYVAFVKCGTRPDSPWCFFDSMADRMGKSYHIPAVTPCPEAMEWLSKDPKEILAAKERGEVPEKVRRLLGDGYLCMYQNLDDDKQFEENASSRQSTSPDSTSLQEALGDIQQLKNENNRLKLEKCHWEKVKNDVQKENRELVCQSNSLQTDLRANESQVHKLETSLTTAQQALKCMQQLKILHKRLKLEKCQLEKEKNAVREEKDELVVQNNSLQTDLRAKEAQVHRLETSLATAQRALEDMQQLKIEHNRSKLEKCQLEKEKNAVREEKDELVVQNNSLQTDLRAKETQVHELETSLTTAQQALEDTQQLKILHKILKLEKCQLEKEKNAVREEKDELVVQNNSLQTDLRAKEAQVHRLETSLATAQRALEDMQQLKIEHNRSKLEKCQLEKEKNDVQEEKGELVVQNNSLQTDLRAKEAQVHRLETSLATAQRALEDMQQLKIEHNRSKLEKCQLEKEKNDVQEEKGELVVQNNSLQTDLRAKEAQVHRLETSLATAQRALEDMQQLKIEHNRSKLEKCQLEKEKNAVREEKDQLVVQNNSLQTDLRAKEAQVHRLETSLATAQRALEDMQQLKIEHNRSKLEKCQLEKEKNAVREEKDQLVVQNNSLQTDLRAKEAQVHRLETSLATAQRALEDMQQLKIEHNRSKLEKCQLEKEKNAVREEKDQLVVQNNSLQTDLRAKEAQVHRLETSLTTAQQSVEDMQKLKYEHNRLKLEKWQLEKEKNAVQEEKDELVVQNNSLQTNLRAKEAQVHRLETSLATSQRALEQCQESFDWVVSRDEVQITDRCLGVGGWGKVSLGTFRGSKVAVKEIHELIISPYNRRLFEREINIASKCRHPCLLQFIGATNDDGIPLFITELLDTSLRALLEQRQLADTEMSIISLDVSLALNYLHNMKPSPILHRDVSSANVLLWRQGDQWRGKLSDYGTADFVQLIMTRVPGAAIYSAPEAVSSNQTPKVDVFSFGVLLCEMCIREMPDPERRNEQVRRVRSHSLRNLVRECLRTDPAERPDMARIIQEIEIFKGSNSCESRVNSNSRQTAAAAVRGSRRISEAPVRDGRTPAQVTRKLRGGFIFKE
- the LOC136928037 gene encoding uncharacterized protein isoform X1, translating into MEEPKTRYILLQDRNGKILKKRMPILGLASKSKHSLVSKGELLEALPENEQPGDTRMIALGGIDPKLRIECPKEVVKELTVQEADLLQAVSSLRLRLGIFQGKRLDFGKRLERGSRVLVLVSGVSDKMPGVVRFKGKLSNLPGTMFGVELNKNPGFGKSDGTFRNKRYFTCAPDSFAVFVGLDKLAPFEDDNSELRTPSKSPKRDDHSQDNIQSKLDSVIPSIFKEKSEPKFPQPRNFDTLKIGQRVVTFSDKDAPLRGTVLYTGDIEDSSGHVQSVVGLELDERCGSGTGKWKGHQLFVCREDYACFVNIENVMLEEDFDKDAERAMKKATSQKQDKELGDLKVLGRRHDKEMLTRSLSYIVQREASGVEDQKNIEVPHGFELGTMVEVPVPRGRPTFGVIRWIGNIPQIKDKLIVGLELEQETSACFDGTFNGTRYFTCQSGRGFFCMLEDCRKDSRFTPNSPSSDTVPSGKAFGSSFSPIIEGITKPPRSLEAEFCGNMRGLQGHHNSCYLDATLYSMFAFSWVFDTLLHRKRRQTDLPEYDEVQSVLREAIVNPLRLVGFVQADRVLHLRELLDKLSSTAGLINEEKDPEEFLNSLVKQVLKADPFLHLKSRNLSMKDSEGEYFYQIITEKDDSVKIAQVQNILEDSFFSADIILSEVPSCLILQMPRFGSRYKMYDMILPNLELDVSYIVESVPRVCNMCGQKVAQYECKSCLQTGMFKDGNNGITSLCSKCNYQIHLSPRRRDHKYRPILVLRQLMKQKEEKQTSAEKQKMDLFAVVCIETSHYVAFVKCGTRPDSPWCFFDSMADRMGKSYHIPAVTPCPEAMEWLSKDPKEILAAKERGEVPEKVRRLLGDGYLCMYQNLDDDKQFEENASSRQSTSPDSTSLQEALGDIQQLKNENNRLKLEKCHWEKVKNDVQKENRELVCQSNSLQTDLRANESQVHKLETSLTTAQQALKCMQQLKILHKRLKLEKCQLEKEKNAVREEKDELVVQNNSLQTDLRAKEAQVHRLETSLATAQRALEDMQQLKIEHNRSKLEKCQLEKEKNAVREEKDELVVQNNSLQTDLRAKETQVHELETSLTTAQQALEDTQQLKILHKILKLEKCQLEKEKNAVREEKDELVVQNNSLQTDLRAKEAQVHRLETSLATAQRALEDMQQLKIEHNRSKLEKCQLEKEKNDVQEEKGELVVQNNSLQTDLRAKEAQVHRLETSLATAQRALEDMQQLKIEHNRSKLEKCQLEKEKNDVQEEKGELVVQNNSLQTDLRAKEAQVHRLETSLATAQRALEDMQQLKIEHNRSKLEKCQLEKEKNAVREEKDQLVVQNNSLQTDLRAKEAQVHRLETSLATAQRALEDMQQLKIEHNRSKLEKCQLEKEKNAVREEKDQLVVQNNSLQTDLRAKEAQVHRLETSLATAQRALEDMQQLKIEHNRSKLEKCQLEKEKNAVREEKDQLVVQNNSLQTDLRAKEAQVHRLETSLTTAQQSVEDMQKLKYEHNRLKLEKWQLEKEKNAVQEEKDELVVQNNSLQTNLRAKEAQVHRLETSLATSQRALEQCQESFDWVVSRDEVQITDRCLGVGGWGKVSLGTFRGSKVAVKEIHELIISPYNRRLFEREINIASKCRHPCLLQFIGATNDDGIPLFITELLDTSLRALLEQRQLADTEMSIISLDVSLALNYLHNMKPSPILHRDVSSANVLLWRQGDQWRGKLSDYGTADFVQLIMTRVPGAAIYSAPEAVSSNQTPKVDVFSFGVLLCEMCIREMPDPERRNEQVRRVRSHSLRNLVRECLRTDPAERPDMARIIQEIEIFKGSNSCESRVNSNSRQTAAAAVRGSRRISEAPVRDGRTPAQVTRKLRGGFIFKE